One Miscanthus floridulus cultivar M001 unplaced genomic scaffold, ASM1932011v1 os_1464, whole genome shotgun sequence genomic window, TGCGGTTCTTCTATTGATGGCATACTGACTGATCTTCAAATGGATTACAGGTTCTAACTTATGATTCAAACAACGTCAAAGCTTATTATCGGAGGGGTCAGGCGTATAAAGAACTCGGGAAGTTGGAGGTAATGCTTTGATCCTTTTTTGGGGGCATATATTTTTTTTAACCTTTACAATTCCCCTGACTATACATGAAAGAATCCTGAAAATGCATTCAGGCGGCTGTTGCGGACTTGAGTAAAGCCCATGAAATTTCCCCAGAGGATGAAACTATTGCTGAGGTTCTAAGGTAGGTTTCATGTTCTATCACAGTTTGTACCTTATCCCTGATGTAAACAAATGTGTTTAGCAACTTTAATTGACACCACTGTAATATGTTCCATTCATGATGCAGAGATGCTGAAGAAAAACTTGCACGGGAAGGGGGAGGAGTGAGCACACGGAAAGGGGTTGTTATTGAAGAAGTTGTAGAAGATGACGCTTCACAGCCATCAAGCAGTCAAAGAAGTTCTCCTGGGTATATTGTTTCACAACCACCTGAAGTAGCAGGAAATATTGGGCTGTCAGGATCTTCAGAAAGGTCAAGGGATGATCCTGCTTCTATCAGGTAACATGACCCTTTTCTTTTAGTTTATGCTACTTTCAGCTTTTCTCTCTGCATGTTATATGACTTATATCTGAATTGGAGCACTAAATTGTTGATGCGTGCCATTTGATGCTAGCAACACTTCAAATgccttcatcttttgttgttttgATTAGACATGTTTACATATTCTGTTATGACAACATAGTGTGCCTACATTTTTTTATAACTATATCAACAATCATGCCTTGTTGGATGTTTCAGTTTTTGGTTCACAATTAGTTCTCATTCTTTGCCGCAAAGTGGTAAGCAAAGTGGTAAAATGGTTGCCCATTACTTTCTCTATTGTCAGCTTTCTGGATGGGCCTAACCTATCTATGCAATCTATTCATGCTTAACACAATAATTTCACATCTGATGTAAAAAGCTCAAGCTCTTTAACTATGTTCATGTTACTACGATCTTAAACATAAATCTTTGTGCATGTCCTCTATCCATGAATCCTTTTAATATTTTCTCACAGATGTTTATAGTGTATTGTTTGAATAATGTTAGATATGTTGATTGATAATGTTCTCATCCTGGTGAATTATATTAGGTCATCCAAAAATTATGTGTCCAAGAGCGATCCTGAAGGCTTATCAAAGTTCGGAATTGAAGGAGTGTCACCTGAACTTGTCAAAACTGCCACTGATATGATTGGCACAATGAAACCAGAGGAGCTTCAGAAAATGTTCGAAGTCGCTTCTTCAATGAATGGCACTAGCTCCGTTGGTCCAAATCTGGGACCCAATATGCCAGAAATGTCTCCTGATATGCTTAAGATGGCATCTGACATGATTGGTAATATGTCTCCTGATGAGCTACAGAAAATGATGAGTTTTGCTTCTCAGATGGGTGGGCCTGGTGGTGCCCCCAGGAGATCAGAGAATAGTAACTTTGGACCTTCATCGAGAGCTACAACAAGTATTTCAGCCCGTGGATCATCATCTGAACCTATTTTGGAGAACCCTGACGAACTATCAAATGACCAAAGGATGGGCCAGTCGTCTTCTAGTCTTCCACCTTCTACAGCTGATATGCAAGAAACCATGAGAAATTCTATGAAAGACCCTGCAATGCGGCAGGTAAGAAATGCTCAGCCAAAGGAAATTGTATTTAAAATTATTGCTTTCTGTAACATTATGCCAGGAAAATTGATCCTTGAAGTTCTAACATCTTTTGGGCTCTTTTTTTCCCCCTTATTTAACAGATGCTTACATCCATGATGAAGAACATGAGCCCTGAGATGATGGCAAATATGAGTGAGCAGTTTGGAATGAAGCTGTCAAAGGAGGATGCCGCAAAAGCGCAACAAGCCATGTCATCATTATCTCCAGAGGATTTGGATAGAATGGTAAGAACCTATTCTCAACCGAAGCCTGGTCATGATATTAATCTTACTGCTTCAATCATTAACTGTGTGATTTCCTTTGCATTCAGATGAGATGGATGGAGCGAGCACAGAAAGGGGTAGAAGTCGCAAAGAAGACAAAGAACTGGCTCTTAGGCCGGCGAGGCTTGATCCTCGCTATTGTCATGCTGATCCTAGCCTTCATCCTTCAGAAGCTTGGGTTTATCGGCAGGTGATGGAGTGACCTGGGGGGCTGGCATCAGCATGGAAATAATTGTTCGAATAGCGATACAGAGTTTCCCCCCATGCTAACAACTGCTTGAAAGAACTTAGGGGGGAAAGGCTGAAATACGAGAATTCTTTGTATCTGTATCTGTTTGTAACTCTGTTTATAAGCCACAACATTCATCCTATTTTTACAAGCAAAGGAGTAGAAAGGAATCGAGCCGAAACTGTTGTGATAACCAGCTGACATGTCATATGATATATCCTTGTGGTGTTTCAGTTTTTGAGTTGCAGTTTTGTTTAAAGCATATATGCAAAGTGAAGTGGAACAAGTACATGCGCAGACAGTGTTCAGTTTAGGGGAGAGTGTCATGTATTTAGCATGTGTATGGATAATTTTGTCCTTTGTCTTTAGGATGGAGTGTCATGTTTGATTGAGAGGGATGCTGTTCACTCGATTTTGGGGGACATGGACATCTTCTCGTATTGAGGGGATATCCCAGGGATTCTTCTGTCCCCAGTCGCCCCTCAACCAAATAATACCATCTGACCACTCTTTGCAGAGTCTTTGTTATAAACATGACCGAACACCGCGCGCACACGCAGTGCATGATGAACTGGGTGCTGCTGAGTAGACGAGTTGCTAATCTTATCTTATACTCTTACAAAGCAAAATCCCACTACCATATGTTTTCTGGGATTTCGTGATGCCACGTCATTACCTCCAAGTCACTAAATACAAACACGAAATTACATTCGTAAATCCCATCAGGGGTAACTTCGAACACTAAATTGCATTCGCTGCCAATTGTTCTCCCGAAGAAGCAAAGGTGGTGAGAGTGAAATAGGATCATGCTTTACATCACATTGCATCTGGTCAAAAGAAAAAGCACTGCACTGACTAGCCTGAGTACGGAACATCTCCTAGAATAGACTAAACTGACCACCGAAGAAATTTTCTCATGGTTTAGAAGACAAGTGGCCAGCCATGTGTTGACGAAACTTTCTTAAGTACATCTCTTCCTGTCAATCAAGTGCAGCTAAAGAACCGAAGCGTCTCCACATTAGTACCTCAGGAGACGCCCTCCATCTCCAATGCTGCTGTGTAAATTCAATAACAGTTGGAGTCCTAGGTGTCCTCCCTCCACGCTTCCAcctgctcatcttctctccaCAATATCCCTTTAGGCCTCCTTTAGGAGACCCAATCCACGGGGGTTTCCCCGCCTTTTTCCTGGGCCAGGCCCCCGCGTGGATTTCGGCCATGGGGAGATGCCCCCTTGCATTTGGAAGCCCATCACCCGGGAGAGGGCGACCCGAGCCCCGTACTTTCCACGGGCGGCTCGTCCCGCACCCAGGGGTCCGGGCGGCTCTTCCCCGACCCGAGCGAGGGCGACGAAGAGGAAGCACCGCTGCCGCCATcctcccgccaccgccgccgccgtcgtcgcccccCATCGCTGCTACTGAGCTCGCCCCcatcgccgccaccaccaccgagctccccccccccccccccccccccccgccgtcgccgagctcgccCCCCGCCGGCTTCTTCCTTATCTCCGTCGCCGGCCTCGCgactaccaccaccaccgtccgAGCTTAAGATCTACTCAGGTTAGCTCCAAGAACCCGTCAAGTTCCTCACCTAGATCTAATTCATATTGAAGTGTGCACGATGGATGCACTAGCCAGATCCGAAGCGCAATACCATTTAAAATTGCATACTATTTCTGGATCATCGTTTCTACGTGCAATCTGCAGTTAATAACGAGTAAACGAGGCTAGGCTAGCTAGACTCAAAGTGGAGCTGGATCTGGATCTGTTAAATTATCCTAGAAAAAATCAAGGATCTGCCATTTTTTGCTATAATGTACTGGTTGACCAGTGAATGAATGTTGTTCTATTTATTGCTGTAATACCAACAGATTTACCTATAGTTAAAATTAGATATTTGCTTGTCATCTTAGTTTGCTTCATCTACAATTCTCAGTTGACAGATTGTTTTCAGGGTGAAGACAAGAAGTGACCCAGCAAGTTCCACTTCCTTGCTTAGCAGCTTAGGTAGTCTTGTTTGTCTCTGTTACTGATTCCTCTCCCTTGTTCATTTGAGCTGTGATTCCATGAATTTGCTGCTTTGGTTATATGTTTCAATTTTGGTAATATTTGGACGACATCTGGTAATATTTTGATGACATCTGTGAATTATGGTTAAAGAAAAACATTGGCAAAGATTTGCTGCTAGTTGCTAGAAGGCATAATGCACTCATACACCAGTTTTGAGTGTATAAAAAAATGTACTGTTTAGGATTGTATTTGTATTTTGATGTTGCACAAAGCAAAACAGTTAATTGTTAGATTATGTTTGGTGAGTTGCAAGGCCTAGTAAGTATTTTTTTAAAGACAAATTGTGATATTCTTTAGTTGCCCCAAAATATATCTTGATATCTAGATAGGTTTCTAAATAGTTGAGTGAGAGCTAAAATAGAAGACTGCATGCAGTTTTCTAATCCTACTAGGAGTATGTAGTAGATGTCGGATCCATCTCAATTAGCTATTTGCTGTGGAAGAGAGATGCATTTCCGGTTACATTTTGGAATTAGCAGTATTCTCTTTTTTCTGTAAACTTCTATAGCGGAGGTGACATACACATATGAAAAAATAAATCCCggttactaacttactatacttaCTGAGTTGGACTAACCTAGCCAAGACCTTACATATTTGCCCCATTTATTAACTGGAGTAAGATCAGCCTAGATCCTGACCTTAGGAGTTGACTGAGTAATAGGTTCTTgcaaatctcgtttcgatctactTGAAAATTGTATTGCAGTTCAGAGAACTCTTCTGTTATGCTTGGCAGTTCAGGGGAACTCTTCTTTTATGTATTGCCAGTTCATAGAACTCTTCTTTATGTTTGGCACATCAGTTATAATTCTTGTTTTAGTTATATTATATCCTATTTAATAATATTATCCCTATATAATAGATAATGGGTTCTTAGGAGGAGGATGTTAGGCAGTTCATGTTGATATAATTCCAACATTGACTCATAGATTCATCAAGcttccaaatccaaaccaaacaCATGCCAAGATTATCAAACCCTTGGTTCATGCCTGTTCTTCCAGGTTAGTCATATAGGCTGCTTGCCCTTGTATCATTCCAAACACACTATTCCAACAATCTTAAGTTCCTTTTCACGTGCAAAACTGCATTGGCGCCATCGATGGGACCAATATCCCTATTACTATCAATGAAGATAAGCCCCTCCTTTTAGAAACAGAAAAGGGACATTGTCCCAGAATGTTATGTTCACTTGTGACTTTGATCTCAAATTCACTTTCATCTCTTGTGGGTGGGAAGGATCTGCGTCTGATGCAGGAAGTCCTACGTTCTGCTCTTACGGAGGGGTTTCATGTACCGCCAGGGGAAATTTTCCTACCTTGGTAGATGGCGGATATGCTAACACTCCATCATTCATAGCACCGTACCGAGTAGTTAGGTACCACCTTGGTGAGTTTAGAAGGCGTGGATCATCGTAGTAGAAATGAGTATGCAAACTACAAGGAGTTGTTGTTTAATCATCGTCATGCACAACTTCGGAATTCATATTGAAAGGGCATTTGGGGGTGTTGAAAAAAAACGGTTCCAATTCTGAAAGTGGGAACACACTATCCAATTGAGACTCAAGATCAAGATTCCTGCTAGTTAGCAGCGGGTATTTCACAATATAATTAGAGGGCACAATGGGGCAAGATAGTTGGCTAGATCACCAACCACAATATATCAATCCAACCCACTTTTGTTGATATGCCGGAGGGGGATAACAGTTATCCAAGTGAGATAGAATCGAGTGATGGCAAAACATTGCGAGATCAAATCGCGTAAGGCATGTGGGCTGCCTATAATAATTAGATGGTAATTTGGAGCATTGTTCATAATTTTCAGCATTTTACCTTACATTTATATTTCTAGACTTTTAGCTTATATTTATCTTTCACcattttcagcaatatcaacatcCCATGGTACAAGGGCTGCATGGAGCTACACATATGAGAAAGGGTTGGTGGATATAATGAAAGAGCATGTCAATGTCCCAATGTATAGGGCACAAAATGGTTGGACAGTAGATGGTTGGAGAAATATCGCTAAACAGTTCGATGAAACCTTCCCTTTAGCTCATTTTACAAAACAACAAATGCAAGAGAAGGATAAGGAGTTGAAAGGGAACTATAGGACAGTTAGAGATGCCAGAAAAGAGAGTGGTGTTGGTTGGAATGAGACATTAAGCATGATAATTGCCGAACCAAAGAAATGGGAAGACCTAATTAAGGTTAGTCGCTTTCTGTCAATTATATAGTAATGTGTTTTCACTATTTTAAGAAGCTAACTAAAATGTTGCTTTGTTGCATTTAATAGAATAATCCTAAAGTCAGTAAGTTCCAAAAGAAGCCACTTCCTCTTTATGAACACCTGGCATCATTGTATGCAGGTAATTTTCCTTTGTTTGCTTAGTTCTGTAACTAGCTATTTAGACTGAAGTTTTGGTCCATTTTTAGACTAGTTGTTTCATGAGCTAGTGTATTGTAAATCTTTTGAGCCAACCGTATTGTAAATCTTTTCAGCACAATTTTGTCTAAAGGAACAACTATGCTTATTTGGTGGTCTGAGTTCAGGGAACCATAGTTTTGTCTATCATGATGGCCTTACCATTTGTTTGCTTTGTTTCTTAAATGAACATGTGCCTATGGTCCtaaataactttgattaatacctAAGAGTGTATTTCTGGTGTGTATTAATAGGAAGTATAGCCACTGGAGATTTGAATTTTACATCAACCGAGCCTCCTAACATGATGGCACGACCTTCAATTGAAAGAAGTCACTCTAAGCAAAGTACACAGAACACGGCTGCTGGCTGGCTCTGATTCTGTTGGCATCAATTTTGGTACAAATCCTTTTTCTCAAATTGAGGGCCTAGAAGTGCAATCTGCACCATCCTATCTTAATCTAGAGGAGCAAGGAAGTGGTAGTGGAAAAAAACGCAAGCAAAGTCAAGTGGCAGCTAAACTCAGTGAATTCATAGAGATTAGAAAGTTCCGGATGGAGAAAAATCAGAAAAAactagatgagaagaagaaaaaaagaagatgaaTATTCTATAGAAAAGTGCATTGCTACTGTGGAAAGCATGGAAGACCTAACTAATGTGTAGAAGGCAGATGCTAATGAACTCTTTCAATCTGAGATGAATCGATAAATTTTTGATGACCAAAAATCCAACTGTTCGACTAATTTGGCTAAAGAAAAAAATTCACAGGTATGTTTGCTTGTCTTAGttttctcctcttcttctagCATTACATCATGTTTACTGAACCTGTATACTAAGATTTAACTTGAAAGGAGCTAAGACAGTTTCATAGTTAGAAGATGACCTGGTGTAGTGTTAGAAAATGACTAGGTGTTTCACTTCTACAGAGTTCCAATTTTTTTTGTAAAGAGTCTAAGATCTAAATATGTTTCTGTCTTTGTATGTGTATCCTAAACACTGAGGTGTGCTGTTATGGTGCATGGAAATTAGAGATGGAGTCAGCAACACCAAAAAAGGAGGACAATACTGGGTCAACATTGTATTCATAGCTCATTTATTTTGATGAACATGTTAATTATGTATTGTGATGTCACATGATGTCTCTTTAATAAACTTGTTAGTTTGTCTGATGCTCTATTTGAGTTGGCTTCAGAAGTAATACTATGTTGAAACCTATTTGAGTTGGCTTCAGGAGGACAATACTACGCTGATGCTCTATTTGAGTTGGCTCATTATTCAGCCCTGTTAGTTCGCTGAaaagccatagctgaaagtactgtttgttgatttgctgtgagagaaaaacattgttattTCGCTGAAACTATATGGCTCGTGAGACAAGCGAATAGGGCCAAAAAACTGAAGAACGtcttgtcgacaaaatatggtcggcagtctacctaggggtatgctcaaggtagtagattattgatagacaggtgcgcaagctacgaacgagatggtgacgcaagacagacacaaggttttatccaggttcggccgccgtgaaggcgtaatacctatgtcatgcgtctgattgtattgctgtgtgtgtaaatgagatgatttttgagaggggtccctgcccgccttatatagtctagggggtagggttacagatctagaaactaatcccaaccagttacaattgtcataggtggccggataaggattcctattctaatcgaccaggatcttgcttgatctccaagtctgccttgattccttgcacgggactccgagcagatcggctgggccgcgcatcgtcttctagtgggccggaccccctAGTCCAGaccggcccaaacctagccgtaagagtaagagtatagggttaatacccccatagctagtccccgagcaccaagtattatgttgcgacacgccgtttgatcttctttggctaa contains:
- the LOC136534073 gene encoding outer envelope protein 61-like, giving the protein MMDPEMLRLAQEQMRRMSPDDIARMQQQLMSNPNLMRMASESMKNMKPEDLRRAAEQLNQTRPEDMCDMTEKIANTTPEEFAAMKAQADAQMSYAISGAKMLKKQGNELHNQGQYSDAASKYKLAKDNLKSIPSSTAHTLQLQCTLNLMACYLKTGQYEECISEGSEVLTYDSNNVKAYYRRGQAYKELGKLEAAVADLSKAHEISPEDETIAEVLRDAEEKLAREGGGVSTRKGVVIEEVVEDDASQPSSSQRSSPGYIVSQPPEVAGNIGLSGSSERSRDDPASIRSSKNYVSKSDPEGLSKFGIEGVSPELVKTATDMIGTMKPEELQKMFEVASSMNGTSSVGPNLGPNMPEMSPDMLKMASDMIGNMSPDELQKMMSFASQMGGPGGAPRRSENSNFGPSSRATTSISARGSSSEPILENPDELSNDQRMGQSSSSLPPSTADMQETMRNSMKDPAMRQMLTSMMKNMSPEMMANMSEQFGMKLSKEDAAKAQQAMSSLSPEDLDRMMRWMERAQKGVEVAKKTKNWLLGRRGLILAIVMLILAFILQKLGFIGR